One Canis lupus familiaris isolate Mischka breed German Shepherd unplaced genomic scaffold, alternate assembly UU_Cfam_GSD_1.0 chrUn_S1641H1832, whole genome shotgun sequence genomic region harbors:
- the LOC119878449 gene encoding keratin-associated protein 10-2-like, whose translation MPSAAPFVLRCCLTPALLPLPCAAPIALRSLRGPRCSLRPALLPMSCAAPSGLCSSLCPPPCPSGLCCSLSCALLLPLLPAACAAPPALLACAARSAPRCSLCPALLPLPPPRSPLCGVRRSLRPVLLRPSCPALCRLRCLWSPLHPLAASAASGRCCSDRMCCSHCPLSSHCPLRAHSPLCAHCLRGADDMLCAKACTATTDCVAPAAFAARLATAAPCGLGCSVRPAWHPLPCAALTGPGCFLKPPELHRPALLPLATAAT comes from the coding sequence ATGCCCAGCGCCGCTCCCTTCGTCCTGCGCTGCTGCCTCACGCCTgcgctgctccccctgccctgcgCTGCACCCATCGCCCTGCGCTCCCTCCGCGGCCCGCGCTGCTCCCTCCGGCCTGCGCTGCTCCCTATGTCCTGCGCTGCTCCTTCTggcctttgctcctccctctgccctccaccctgtCCCTCCGGCCTGTGCTGCTCCCTCTCATGTGCGCTGCTCCTTCCACTGCTCCCTGCGGCCTGCGCTGCCCCCCCTGCCCTGCTCGCCTGCGCTGCTCGCTCTGCCCCGCGCTGCTCGCTCTGCCCCgcgctgctccctctccccccgccccgctctcCTCTCTGTGGTGTGCGCCGCTCCCTCCGGCCCGTGCTGCTCCGTCCTTCCTGCCCTGCTCTCTGCCGCCTGCGCTGCCTCTGGTCTCCGCTTCACCCTCTGGCCGCCTCTGCTGCGTCAGGTCGGTGCTGCTCCGACCGCATGTGCTGCTCCCACTGCCCGTTGTCCTCCCACTGCCCGCTGCGGGCCCACAGCCCGCTGTGCGCCCACTGCCTGCGCGGCGCCGACGACATGCTCTGCGCCAAGGCCTGCACTGCCACCACAGACTGTGTTGCGCCCGCTGCCTTCGCTGCCCGTCTGGCCACCGCTGCACCCTGTGGCCTGGGCTGCTCCGTCCGACCTGCGTGGCACCCGCTCCCCTGCGCCGCTCTGACTGGCCCGGGCTGCTTCCTTAAGCCACCAGAGCTCCATCGGCCTGCGCTGCTCCCTCTGGCCACCGCCGCTACCTAG